The region GGGAACTGGTTAAGGATGAATCCGCTGCCGGTCTGAACCTGTTCATCCAGACCTATTCTGCCTTCCTCGGCCCGATCTTCGCCATCCTCGTGGTCGACTACTTCGTGCTGCGCAAGCAAAAGCTGGACCTGACCAAGCTCTACGACGAGAACGGCCCCTACAAGGGCGTCAACTGGGCGGCGGTGATCGCCATGGCCATCGGCGTGATCGCGGCGCTGCTGTTCTCAGGGATCAGCTGGTACGCCAGTCTGCTGCCCGCAGGCGTGTCCTACTATATCCTGATGCGCAGCCTGCCTGCAGCGAAACGCTTCATGGAGTGAACCTGTTGTCGCTTGGTTCTTAAATGTGAGACTGGGGTCGGTTAGAAGATTTTTGGGACTTTCATCTGAAAATCATCGGCTCCAGTGCTCATATCAGTTGGAACTTTTGGGGTGGTTTTGACCTGCCACGGGTCTTTCACCCAGCAGAGACCGGAGCCCGGTTGGTGGCTACGCCGATCGGCGCAGGTTCAGCAATCGCCCGCCGCGGGGAGTTATCATCTCGTGTAGCGGGGCGGGCGGTTGCAGTGGTCAGGGCCCGATCATGACCGTTGTCAGGGGTTTCGGGGCAGATGGCGGCCGGATCCAAGAGAGGGTCTGAACCTGTCGCGGTTTGATGCCGCTCCTTTGACAGCATTTACTGCAGCAAAGCTGAACTCCCTCTTCATCGCTCTTGCGTCACGCCGGGCGGCGTGTCTGTGACTAACTGCGATGTGGTTCGAATGCCCGAAACCTTTCGGTACTCTCTTGGCGTCATGCCGGTTTCCTGCAGAAAGGCGCGATTGAAGTTCGACAGGTTCTTGTAACCGGATTCGAAGCAGACCTCGGTCACGGCACGGCTGGTTTCCGAAAGAAGCGTCGAGGCCCGAGAAATGCGCAATGTGCGTTGATAGCTGGAAAATGTCTTCCCCGTCAGCAACTTGAAACTACGCGAGAAGGCCGACGGGCTGGCACCGACCAGGTCTGCCACTTCATTCATCGAAATCGAGGGATTGACCTGCATGTGCTGCATAGCCTGATCGACCTTGGAATGGCGCCCGGCGATGATCGGTGCGTAGCCTTTCGCAAAACCGGGACTCGCAAGCAGGCGGCGGTCGGTGGCCTCGGCAAAGACCGTCAGCAACTCGATAAGCAATCCCAGGCCATGTCCGGCTGAGGCGGTTTGAAGAGCAAAGACGATGTCGCCTGCATCCCTTGCATCCTGTCCGCCGAGTTCGATCCCGCGTTCTGCCAGTGGGGCCAGAGTCCGGAGCAAGCGCAACTCTGGCATGATATCGCAGATGCCCAGATACTGTTCTGCATCGAATTGCAGGACATAGTCCCGTCCGCGCTGGACGAGGCCGGGCGAGACCCAGTTGTGCGGCAGGTTCGTCCCGCAAAGGGCAATATGCCCAGGCTCGAAATTGCCGATGTAATCGCCGACATACACGAAGCCCCGCGCCTCGGGGATGAAGTGGATCTCCCATTCGGGGTGGTAATTCCACGTGCAGAGCGGATGGGGATAGTCATCGCGCCGTGTCAGGTAGGATCGGCTTGCCGGTAAGACGATCATCTCGCGGGTTGCACGGTTCAGCTTGGGAGGTTGTGGCCCCCCGCCACTTTCTGGCGATGTCGTCTTCGATGCTTTCATAAAGAAAATATGCAAAAATCGGCAATATTTGTCAAAATAGTATCAAATTTTGCTCGTTCGCAAACTATTTCTAACCCTTTTCCTCCGCCAAGTTTTAACCGTCCGGGCTGTTCTCGAGACCTCTGGGAGGAGATGACATTGAAATATACGGCTTTGACCGCCAGCGTTCTGGCGGGACTTATGGGTACGTCGGCACTCGCACAACAGATCTGCGAGGACGACGTGATGGTTCTGGCTCAGCCCCGTGACGGGCTGACCTTGCTGGAAGACTACTACGACGAGTTCGAGGAACTGTCGGGTGCCGGATTCCAGATTGATTACCTCAACGAAAACGATCGGCGCGCCAAATCGCAGGCGGATGCCTCGACGGTCGGCAGCTTCAACGTCTACTATGTGGACGAGGCGAACCTGCCGCTGTTCGCATCCTCGGAATGGATCGTTCCGCTGGAAGGGTATTACCCCGAAGAT is a window of Ponticoccus alexandrii DNA encoding:
- a CDS encoding AraC family transcriptional regulator, which encodes MKASKTTSPESGGGPQPPKLNRATREMIVLPASRSYLTRRDDYPHPLCTWNYHPEWEIHFIPEARGFVYVGDYIGNFEPGHIALCGTNLPHNWVSPGLVQRGRDYVLQFDAEQYLGICDIMPELRLLRTLAPLAERGIELGGQDARDAGDIVFALQTASAGHGLGLLIELLTVFAEATDRRLLASPGFAKGYAPIIAGRHSKVDQAMQHMQVNPSISMNEVADLVGASPSAFSRSFKLLTGKTFSSYQRTLRISRASTLLSETSRAVTEVCFESGYKNLSNFNRAFLQETGMTPREYRKVSGIRTTSQLVTDTPPGVTQER